The Solanum pennellii chromosome 11, SPENNV200 genome contains a region encoding:
- the LOC114074771 gene encoding uncharacterized protein LOC114074771: protein MLLPYARRWTRGIDRDTESHHVLIPIRDQLDRMTEDQFRWTPYNEILHTLPHCCMVDEPLWMACVPMFCLEIVEVHSPDRVMRQFGHSQHVPVIPSWGTNHHVHDQRRRLGPEVHEMMDKYFRDWGNRHQSLAVEVNDGTSGAGYRLWYMRHGRLLIGRPALEVDVSSGFVHSAGTSIAMSRGLFKLYSLALQWQRDTTSASHGQEVSQIVKDTLLEAGIQFREPFFEGDPLFEHVRARGPRRGRMGHRGRARGCARGRGAGGIPIPPDIEAEVRVEADDLHVHQFGTSDIMNLLHMSFDPYSRSTRDVEGIGHMSYESTIDVGDYIPDIAGTSGTVLCETEDTTIYNTQDFIEGLFDDPIESQVRVIYLFNTIVINTLILY, encoded by the exons CAG tttcgATGGACACCGTACAATGAAATTTTACATACACTGCCTCATTGTTGTATGGTCGATGAGCCTCTATGGATGGCATGTGTCCCTATGTTTTGCCTAGAGATTGTTGAAGTGCACTCGCCTGATAGAGTAATGCGTCAGTTTGGTCATTCCCAACATGTACCTGTGATTCCTAGTTGGGGAACCAACCACCACGTGCATGATCAGCGTAGGAGGCTTGGACCAGAGGTTCATGAAAtgatggataaatattttcGTGATTGGGGTAATCGACATCAGAGTTTAGCTGTTGAGGTAAATGATGGTACTAGTGGGGCAGGGTATAGATTATGGTACATGCGGCATGGAAGATTGCTTATAGGTAGGCCTGCATTAGAGGTTGACGTATCGTCAGGCTTTGTTCATTCTGCTGGTACTAGTATTGCAATGTCCAGAGGACTATTTAAGTTGTATAGTCTTGCATTACAGTGGCAGAGAGACACAACCTCAGCTTCACATGGTCAAGAGGTATCTCAGATTGTTAAAGATACATTGCTTGAGGCCGGAATACAATTTAGAGAGCCATTTTTTGAGGGAGATCCTTTATTTGAACATGTGCGTGCAAGAGGACCCAGACGTGGACGGATGGGGCATAGAGGTAGAGCTCGAGGATGCGCTCGAGGACGTGGTGCTGGTGGTATACCTATTCCTCCAGACATAGAGGCAGAGGTGAGAGTAGAGGCTGATGATTTGCATGTTCATCAGTTTGGCACGTCAGATATCATGAATTTATTACATATGTCATTTGATCCTTATTCAAGATCGACTCGAGATGTGGAAGGAATCGGACATATGAGCTATGAATCAACAATAGATGTTGGAGATTATATACCTGATATCGCG ggCACATCAGGTACTGTCCTTTGTGAAACCGAAGATACTACTATTTATAACACTCAAGATTTTATTGAAGGATTGTTTGATGATCCAATTGAGTCGCAGGTTCGTgttatttatctatttaataCAATAGTTATTaacactttgattttatattaa